A DNA window from Streptomyces bacillaris contains the following coding sequences:
- the panB gene encoding 3-methyl-2-oxobutanoate hydroxymethyltransferase — protein MSLSAAQNPSAQNSSSPAGASPDGSKVGNSKALYGGKSSRRVTVHDIAAATERGEKWPMLTAYDAMTASVFDEAGIPVMLVGDSMGNCHLGYETTVPVTMDEMAVLSAAVVRGTKRALIVADLPFGSYQEGPVQALRNATRLIKDAGVGAVKLEGGERSHEQIRLLVEAGIPVMGHIGLTPQSVNAMGYRVQGRGDEAAHQLMRDAKAVQDAGAFAVVLELVPEELATEVTRALHIPTVGIGAGAGTDAQVLVYTDMVGLTGGKVPRFTKQYANMRQVLGDAAKEFAEEVVGGTFPAPEHTFH, from the coding sequence ATGTCGCTTTCGGCTGCACAGAATCCGTCTGCACAGAATTCGTCCTCCCCCGCAGGTGCCTCCCCCGACGGCAGCAAGGTCGGCAACAGCAAGGCCCTGTACGGAGGGAAGTCCTCCCGCCGCGTCACCGTCCACGACATCGCCGCCGCCACCGAGCGCGGCGAGAAGTGGCCCATGCTCACCGCCTACGACGCGATGACCGCCTCCGTCTTCGACGAGGCCGGTATCCCGGTGATGCTCGTCGGGGACTCCATGGGCAACTGTCACCTCGGCTACGAGACCACCGTGCCCGTCACCATGGACGAGATGGCCGTGCTCTCCGCCGCCGTCGTACGGGGCACCAAGCGCGCCCTCATCGTGGCGGACCTGCCCTTCGGCTCGTACCAGGAAGGTCCCGTCCAGGCGCTGCGCAACGCCACCCGGCTGATCAAGGACGCGGGCGTCGGCGCGGTCAAGCTGGAGGGCGGCGAGCGCTCCCACGAGCAGATCCGGCTGCTGGTCGAGGCGGGCATCCCGGTCATGGGCCACATCGGCCTGACCCCGCAGTCGGTCAACGCCATGGGCTACCGGGTGCAGGGCCGCGGCGACGAGGCGGCCCACCAGCTCATGCGCGACGCCAAGGCGGTCCAGGACGCGGGCGCGTTCGCCGTCGTGCTGGAGCTGGTCCCCGAGGAGCTGGCCACCGAGGTCACCCGGGCCCTGCACATCCCGACCGTCGGCATCGGCGCCGGTGCCGGGACCGACGCGCAGGTGCTCGTCTACACGGACATGGTCGGGCTGACCGGCGGCAAGGTGCCGCGCTTCACCAAGCAGTACGCGAACATGCGCCAGGTCCTCGGTGACGCGGCGAAGGAGTTCGCCGAGGAGGTCGTGGGCGGTACGTTCCCCGCGCCGGAGCACACCTTCCACTGA
- a CDS encoding MFS transporter encodes MPEPSRPPATPGATGSATPSGPTASAVSAGSPATGAARPAEPRIPEAIHRRRWWILTVLMFSLLIVVLDNSILNVAVKTIASPAPTGIGATQSELEWAINSYTLVFAGLLFTAGLLGDRIGRKKVLLFGILVFGIGSALAALSSSPGELITWRALMGFGAAFVMPATLAVLMNVFERDEQPKAIGIWAGSVGLGIAIGPITGGLLLEHFWWGSIFLVNVPVVVIALVAMAVLVPDSRDPKPGKVDPVGVALSIVGLVLLVYGIIRGGELADFTDTTVLLSIAGGVLALAGFVWHEKRSSHPAMDVTYFRKPAFSAAVAAIALVFFALMGVTFFSAFYLQSVRGYSALQSGLLIVPLAAAQMIFAPRARLVVDRFGARAVCTVGMLLVAAGLVSFALFDAGTPVWVLCLVFFVQGTGMAHIMPPVTVAVMQALPREKAGSGSAINNTFRQVGGALGIAVLGSVLSTVYRGDIEGHLGAVPAGARVVAGESIEATLGVAERLGPVAGKPLVTAAHDAFIGAMHVTALGSAAVALIGAAVVARYLPGRTPTAPAAPEESAQDSSQDPSQDAASRPAKELTGS; translated from the coding sequence ATGCCTGAACCGTCACGTCCCCCTGCCACGCCCGGAGCCACCGGGTCGGCCACGCCCTCCGGGCCCACGGCCTCCGCCGTCTCCGCTGGCTCCCCGGCCACCGGGGCCGCCCGGCCCGCCGAGCCCCGCATACCCGAGGCGATCCACCGCCGCCGCTGGTGGATCCTCACCGTCCTCATGTTCAGCCTGCTCATCGTGGTGCTGGACAACTCGATCCTGAACGTCGCGGTCAAGACGATCGCCAGCCCCGCGCCCACCGGCATCGGCGCCACCCAGAGCGAGCTGGAGTGGGCGATCAACTCCTACACGCTCGTCTTCGCCGGACTCCTCTTCACCGCCGGACTGCTCGGCGACCGCATCGGCCGCAAGAAGGTGCTCCTCTTCGGCATCCTGGTCTTCGGCATCGGCTCCGCCCTGGCCGCCCTGTCCTCCTCGCCCGGCGAACTCATCACCTGGCGCGCCCTGATGGGCTTCGGCGCGGCCTTCGTGATGCCCGCCACGCTCGCCGTCCTGATGAACGTCTTCGAGCGCGACGAACAGCCCAAGGCCATCGGCATCTGGGCGGGCAGCGTCGGCCTCGGCATCGCGATCGGCCCGATCACCGGCGGACTGCTCCTGGAGCACTTCTGGTGGGGCTCGATCTTCCTGGTGAACGTCCCCGTGGTGGTGATCGCCCTCGTCGCCATGGCGGTCCTGGTCCCGGACTCCCGCGACCCGAAGCCCGGCAAGGTCGACCCGGTCGGCGTCGCGCTCTCCATCGTCGGCCTGGTCCTGCTGGTGTACGGGATCATCCGGGGCGGCGAGCTGGCCGACTTCACCGACACCACCGTGCTGCTCTCCATCGCGGGCGGCGTGCTGGCGCTGGCCGGATTCGTCTGGCACGAGAAGCGCAGCAGTCACCCGGCGATGGACGTCACGTACTTCCGGAAGCCCGCGTTCTCCGCCGCCGTCGCCGCGATAGCGCTGGTCTTCTTCGCGCTCATGGGCGTGACGTTCTTCTCCGCCTTCTACCTCCAGAGCGTGCGCGGTTACAGCGCTCTCCAGTCGGGCCTGCTGATCGTTCCGCTCGCCGCCGCCCAGATGATCTTCGCGCCCCGGGCCCGGCTGGTCGTGGACCGCTTCGGCGCCCGCGCGGTCTGCACGGTCGGCATGCTGCTGGTCGCGGCGGGACTCGTGTCGTTCGCCCTGTTCGACGCCGGTACGCCGGTGTGGGTGCTGTGCCTCGTCTTCTTCGTCCAGGGCACCGGGATGGCGCACATCATGCCGCCGGTCACCGTGGCCGTGATGCAGGCGCTGCCGCGCGAGAAGGCCGGTTCCGGTTCGGCCATCAACAACACCTTCCGCCAGGTCGGCGGCGCGCTCGGGATCGCGGTGCTCGGCTCGGTGCTCTCCACCGTCTACCGGGGTGACATCGAGGGCCACCTCGGCGCGGTCCCGGCCGGGGCCAGGGTGGTGGCGGGGGAGTCCATCGAGGCCACGCTCGGGGTCGCCGAGCGGCTCGGCCCGGTGGCCGGAAAGCCCCTGGTGACCGCCGCCCACGACGCCTTCATCGGCGCCATGCACGTGACCGCGCTCGGCTCGGCGGCCGTCGCCCTGATCGGCGCGGCCGTCGTCGCCCGCTACCTGCCGGGCCGGACCCCGACGGCCCCGGCAGCCCCGGAGGAGTCCGCGCAGGACTCTTCGCAGGACCCCTCACAGGACGCTGCCTCCCGACCGGCGAAGGAGCTGACGGGCAGCTGA
- a CDS encoding TetR/AcrR family transcriptional regulator — MRDQGGERDGTREDGRNDTPHEQEPSPDPEPRHDHGPRHDQEPRRGRPRSAAAERAILDAVIALLEAGEPLAGLSIERIARTAGVGKATIYRRWSGKEELFVDVVRDMEPDDPPLSGTEGLADLRIMLESLRTRGLAQRSSALLHNIFAQMKSHPKLWDEYFGTVIAPRRAAMLAAVRRAVAAGELRDDLDVELIDDLFVGPVLVRTVHRPEAPLPDDLVDRLMTALLQGLAPRRV; from the coding sequence GTGCGGGACCAGGGCGGCGAGCGGGACGGCACGCGGGAAGACGGGCGGAACGACACCCCCCACGAGCAGGAACCCTCCCCCGATCCGGAGCCCCGCCACGACCACGGCCCCCGCCACGACCAGGAACCCCGCCGCGGCCGCCCCCGCAGCGCCGCGGCCGAACGGGCGATCCTGGACGCCGTCATCGCCCTCCTGGAGGCGGGCGAACCCCTGGCCGGCCTCTCCATCGAACGCATCGCCCGAACGGCGGGCGTCGGCAAGGCCACCATCTACCGCCGCTGGTCCGGCAAGGAGGAGCTGTTCGTCGACGTCGTACGGGACATGGAACCCGACGACCCGCCGCTCTCCGGCACCGAGGGCCTCGCCGACCTGCGCATCATGCTGGAGTCCCTGCGCACCCGGGGCCTCGCCCAGCGCTCCTCGGCCCTGCTGCACAACATCTTCGCCCAGATGAAGAGCCACCCGAAGCTCTGGGACGAGTACTTCGGCACGGTCATCGCCCCCCGGCGCGCCGCGATGCTGGCGGCGGTACGCCGGGCCGTCGCCGCCGGGGAACTGCGCGACGACCTCGACGTGGAGCTGATCGACGACCTCTTCGTCGGCCCGGTGCTGGTCCGTACCGTGCACCGCCCGGAGGCCCCTCTCCCCGACGACCTCGTCGACCGCCTCATGACGGCGCTGCTCCAGGGACTGGCCCCCCGGCGAGTGTGA
- a CDS encoding endonuclease/exonuclease/phosphatase family protein yields MVQAYGADTGNGSAERPQPGESRFRGLLNRARRDPGIWRRGIVLALCSVVLTLVMAVHAQIPNRVGNLGSLIETFLPWIAVFIPVLLLLALLRRSATALIALLLPAVVWLNTFGGLITDKSGTGGDLTVATHNVNAGNPDPAGTAQQVAGSGADVVALQELPGSQVSTYEKSLAARYPYHSVQGTVGLWSKYPLSNTRPVDIKMGWTRAMRSTVRAPQGEVAVYVAHLPSVRVKLRAGFTANQRDSSADALGEAIADEPVQRVVLLGDLNGTMNDRALKAVTSQMRSTQGAVGDGFGFSWPASFPMARIDQIMVKGVEPKSSWTLAATDSDHLPLAARVQL; encoded by the coding sequence ATGGTGCAGGCGTACGGGGCGGACACGGGCAACGGCAGCGCGGAGCGGCCGCAGCCCGGGGAGAGCCGCTTCCGGGGCCTTCTGAACAGAGCGAGGCGGGACCCGGGGATCTGGCGGCGCGGGATCGTGCTGGCCCTCTGCTCGGTGGTGTTGACGCTCGTGATGGCCGTCCACGCGCAGATCCCGAACCGGGTCGGCAACCTCGGCAGCCTCATCGAGACGTTCCTGCCGTGGATCGCGGTGTTCATCCCGGTGCTGCTGCTCCTGGCCCTGCTGCGGCGCTCCGCCACCGCGCTGATCGCCCTGCTGCTCCCCGCCGTGGTCTGGCTCAACACCTTCGGCGGCCTGATCACCGACAAGTCCGGCACCGGCGGCGACCTCACCGTGGCCACCCACAACGTCAACGCGGGCAACCCCGACCCCGCCGGCACCGCCCAGCAGGTCGCGGGCTCCGGGGCCGACGTCGTGGCCCTCCAGGAGCTGCCGGGCTCGCAGGTGTCCACGTACGAGAAGTCGCTCGCCGCCCGCTACCCGTACCACTCGGTCCAGGGCACCGTCGGGCTGTGGAGCAAGTACCCGCTCAGCAACACCAGGCCGGTCGACATCAAGATGGGCTGGACCCGGGCGATGCGCTCCACGGTCAGGGCGCCGCAGGGCGAGGTCGCGGTGTACGTGGCCCACCTGCCGTCGGTCCGGGTGAAGCTGCGCGCCGGGTTCACCGCCAACCAGCGTGACAGCAGCGCCGACGCCCTCGGTGAGGCCATCGCGGACGAGCCGGTCCAGCGGGTCGTCCTCCTCGGTGACCTGAACGGCACGATGAACGACCGCGCCCTCAAGGCGGTCACCTCCCAGATGCGCTCCACCCAGGGTGCGGTGGGCGACGGCTTCGGCTTCAGCTGGCCCGCGTCGTTCCCGATGGCCAGGATCGACCAGATCATGGTCAAGGGCGTCGAGCCGAAGTCCTCGTGGACCCTGGCGGCGACCGACAGCGACCACCTGCCGCTGGCGGCCCGCGTACAGCTGTGA
- a CDS encoding MFS transporter, protein MPLALLALAVSAFGIGTTEFVMMGLLPNVADDLGTSVPTAGYLVSAYAIGVVLGAPLLTGLGSRVPRKKMLLLLMALFTVGNLASALAPDFGWLLAGRFLAGLPHGAFFGVGAVVAARLAAEGRQARAVATMFLGLTVANIVGVPAATLLGQHLGWRATFLVVAAIGLAAMAALARLVPRIPVEAHQDVRRELRALGNRQVLLGLLTAVFGFAGVFAVYSYLSAMTTEAMGFGESSVTLVLALFGIGMTLGALAAGPLTDRALRPTLYGSLGALAVVLVAFPFTVHVPWAALVMVTLLGAVGFMTTTPLQLLVMNKAKDAPTLASASNHSAFNLANAGGAWLGGVAIAAGWGWTSPAFVGAVLAAAGLAIALTAGFLDLSKPVRRLRTEPLSGTDPQEHRPDAHPATSGPSGGAFSSPSGA, encoded by the coding sequence ATGCCCCTGGCCCTGCTCGCCCTGGCCGTGAGCGCCTTCGGCATCGGCACGACCGAGTTCGTCATGATGGGCCTGCTGCCCAATGTGGCGGACGACCTGGGCACGTCCGTGCCGACCGCCGGCTACCTCGTCTCGGCGTACGCGATCGGCGTCGTCCTGGGCGCACCCCTGCTCACCGGCCTCGGCTCCCGTGTGCCGCGCAAGAAGATGCTGCTGCTCCTGATGGCGCTGTTCACCGTCGGCAACCTGGCGTCCGCGCTCGCCCCCGACTTCGGCTGGCTGCTCGCGGGCCGCTTCCTCGCCGGACTCCCGCACGGCGCGTTCTTCGGCGTCGGCGCGGTGGTCGCCGCCCGGCTGGCCGCCGAGGGCCGGCAGGCGCGGGCGGTGGCGACGATGTTCCTCGGCCTGACGGTCGCCAACATCGTCGGCGTGCCGGCCGCGACCCTGCTCGGCCAGCACCTCGGCTGGCGCGCCACCTTCCTCGTCGTCGCGGCGATCGGCCTGGCGGCGATGGCGGCCCTGGCCCGCCTGGTGCCCCGGATCCCGGTCGAGGCGCACCAGGACGTACGCCGCGAACTCCGCGCCCTCGGCAACCGCCAGGTGCTCCTCGGCCTGCTCACGGCCGTCTTCGGCTTCGCGGGGGTCTTCGCGGTGTACTCGTACCTCTCGGCCATGACCACCGAGGCGATGGGCTTCGGTGAATCCTCCGTCACCCTGGTCCTGGCCCTCTTCGGCATCGGCATGACCCTGGGCGCCCTGGCGGCGGGCCCGCTCACGGACCGGGCCCTGCGCCCGACCCTCTACGGCTCGCTCGGCGCGCTGGCGGTGGTGCTGGTGGCGTTCCCGTTCACGGTGCACGTGCCGTGGGCGGCGCTGGTGATGGTGACGCTGCTGGGGGCGGTCGGCTTCATGACGACGACCCCGCTCCAACTCCTGGTCATGAACAAGGCGAAGGACGCCCCCACCCTGGCCTCCGCCTCCAACCACTCCGCCTTCAACCTGGCCAACGCGGGCGGCGCCTGGCTCGGCGGAGTGGCGATAGCGGCGGGCTGGGGCTGGACGTCCCCGGCGTTCGTGGGCGCGGTACTGGCGGCGGCGGGCCTGGCGATAGCCCTGACGGCGGGGTTCCTGGACCTCTCCAAGCCCGTCCGGCGTTTGAGGACGGAACCGTTGAGCGGGACGGACCCGCAGGAGCATCGGCCCGATGCCCACCCGGCCACATCCGGCCCGTCCGGGGGCGCCTTCTCCAGCCCGTCCGGCGCTTGA